Proteins encoded together in one Gigantopelta aegis isolate Gae_Host chromosome 8, Gae_host_genome, whole genome shotgun sequence window:
- the LOC121378642 gene encoding palmitoyltransferase ZDHHC1-like, with protein sequence MAVIQPEETSTEYVSCQRNGWTIPPDLYQLIAWAGEIFFILINYGMIVPSLPGELQAVCYVVNGLATVAHILCVLITTSINTVHEAVLQKPVQRTLAIFDREKYDHVIEDQYCHLCEINVDEKTKHCRACNKCIAHFDHHCEWLNNCIGRRNYRWFIMTLITGVVSFSLILCTSLAQFTGYFTDRMSGRILQPYQGNGSNNAVFFIICQPIPNWLWMTLQSMIIFFGITCVSLMIALLGLHCYTGYKKISTFRLIMQKRKAKEEGSQQERSKPKCLLSRKIWANIFKVNRVDPLKETIPDVENGLFSSINNGESHGPCVDRHEQSELQGSTSSHQASSQSVAIHSADANTNIGPQHLEPIA encoded by the coding sequence ATGGCTGTTATTCAGCCAGAGGAGACCAGCACTGAGTATGTCAGCTGTCAACGAAATGGATGGACAATTCCTCCAGATCTGTATCAACTCATTGCCTGGGCTGGTGAAATCTTTTTCATACTGATAAACTATGGAATGATTGTTCCTTCCCTTCCTGGAGAATTGCAAGCCGTATGTTACGTTGTGAACGGCTTGGCTACTGTGGCACACATCCTGTGTGTATTAATTACAACCTCCATCAACACAGTGCACGAGGCCGTGTTACAGAAACCAGTGCAACGGACGTTGGCCATCTTTGACAGGGAGAAATATGATCACGTCATCGAGGATCAGTACTGTCACCTCTGTGAAATCAATGTCGATGAGAAAACCAAACATTGCAGAGCCTGCAACAAATGCATTGCACACTTTGACCACCACTGTGAATGGCTCAACAACTGCATTGGCAGAAGAAATTATCGATGGTTCATAATGACACTCATAACTGGTGTGGTTTCATTTTCACTCATCCTATGCACATCCCTAGCCCAGTTCACCGGGTACTTCACTGATAGGATGAGTGGCAGAATTCTCCAACCATACCAAGGGAATGGATCCAACAATGCcgtcttttttattatttgccaacCCATACCAAACTGGCTCTGGATGACATTGCAGTCTATGATCATATTTTTCGGCATCACATGTGTCTCTTTAATGATTGCTCTCCTTGGCTTACATTGCTACACAGGTTATAAAAAGATCAGTACATTTCGTCTTATTATGCAAAAGCGAAAAGCCAAAGAAGAAGGATCCCAACAAGAGAGATCGAAACCGAAATGCCTTCTTTCAAGAAAAATCTGGGCCAACATTTTCAAAGTGAATCGTGTCGATCCTTTAAAAGAAACCATTCCAGATGTTGAAAATGGATTATTTTCAAGTATCAACAACGGAGAATCTCATGGACCATGTGTTGACCGCCATGAACAGTCAGAACTTCAAGGTTCAACATCCAGCCACCAGGCGTCTTCACAGTCTGTTGCGATCCATTCAGCAGATGCGAACACCAATATAGGACCACAGCATCTGGAACCCATTGCTTAA
- the LOC121379875 gene encoding cilia- and flagella-associated protein 299-like: MDEEVPSGSDNIVTEFNTYEDFLDSQINSLDLYYLEDEELARQLVELGYRGSGEVLKREEFEARKQAAEASRLSKRSQQKTLASSGKELKDPFLKALAQREEANRSGKMTTIIFVRDKNARGQEISGYIDYAHRLKTEDFEPYFTSRKRLLPRPLDLSFYNWETQTSTSSPTPNYQVIAENASGLLFKNKRDRKIINVDPKAATPGDNSTRTVIETPRYTQVVIYDHITRRKT; the protein is encoded by the exons atGGACGAAGAGGTTCCAAGTGGCAGTGACAATATTGTCACTGAATTCAACACATACGAAGACTTTTTAGATTCGCAGATAAATTCACTTGATCTTTACTACCTCGAG GATGAAGAATTGGCAAGACAGTTGGTTGAACTTGGGTACAGAGGGAGTGGGGAAGTTCTGAAACGGGAAGAGTTTGAAGCAAGAAAACAAGCAGCTGAAGCCAGCAGACTGTCAAAACGCAGTCAACAAAA aACATTAGCCAGTTCAGGAAAGGAGTTGAAAGATCCGTTTTTGAAAGCCTTGGCACAGAGGGAGGAAGCAAACCGGAGTGGTAAAATGACT ACAATTATTTTTGTGAGGGATAAGAATGCGAGAGGTCAGGAGATTTCTGGTTACATTGACTACGCCCACCGACTGAAAACTGAAGATTTTGAGCCGTACTTCACCAGTAGAAAGCGCTTGCTACCTAGACCTTTAGATTTAAG tttctACAACTGGGAGACCCAGACATCTACATCCAGTCCGACGCCCAACTATCAAGTTATTGCTGAAAATGCATCAGGCTTGCTTTTCAAGAATAAACGAGACAGGAAAATCATTAATGTTGACCCAAag GCGGCCACCCCGGGAGACAACTCTACTCGCACTGTGATAGAAACACCTCGTTACACTCAAGTTGTTATTTATGACCACATAACGAGGAGGAAAACTTAA